The following proteins are encoded in a genomic region of Desulfosporosinus youngiae DSM 17734:
- a CDS encoding ABC transporter ATP-binding protein has product MSLLTLDNVTIRFGGLTAVDSVNLEVQQGEILALIGPNGAGKSTVFNLITSIYNPTEGRISLDGKPLVGIPTHKIADMGITRTFQAIRLFTELSVLDNVKIGAHCRGKAGLVHSFTRLPSMKREEAEIEEKSLEALGFLDLASKQDEIAKNLSYGEQRRLEIARALVSKPKLLLLDEPAAGMNPQEKVVLMEMIRRIRDTGITVFLVEHDMKLVMGISERIAVLDYGKKIAEGTPSEVRSNKAVIEAYLGSGKFKSRIRR; this is encoded by the coding sequence ATGAGTTTATTAACTTTGGACAACGTAACCATCCGCTTTGGCGGTCTGACTGCTGTTGACAGCGTGAACTTAGAAGTACAGCAGGGCGAAATTCTGGCCTTGATCGGTCCTAATGGTGCGGGTAAAAGCACAGTGTTTAATCTGATCACGAGTATTTATAATCCCACTGAGGGTAGGATATCGTTGGATGGCAAACCATTAGTCGGCATCCCTACTCACAAAATCGCTGACATGGGTATTACCAGGACCTTCCAGGCCATTCGCCTATTTACTGAGCTATCTGTCTTGGATAATGTAAAGATTGGGGCCCACTGCCGGGGAAAAGCGGGCTTAGTGCACTCCTTTACCCGCTTGCCAAGCATGAAACGTGAAGAGGCAGAAATCGAAGAGAAATCCCTTGAAGCCTTGGGTTTCCTCGATTTAGCTTCGAAACAGGATGAAATAGCGAAGAATCTATCCTATGGAGAACAGAGACGTTTAGAGATAGCGAGAGCCTTAGTATCCAAGCCAAAATTACTTCTGTTAGATGAGCCTGCGGCCGGGATGAATCCTCAGGAAAAGGTCGTCTTAATGGAAATGATTCGCAGAATTCGGGATACGGGTATTACTGTTTTTCTGGTAGAACATGATATGAAGCTAGTCATGGGTATTTCTGAGAGAATTGCTGTGCTGGATTACGGCAAAAAGATAGCTGAAGGGACCCCCTCAGAAGTTCGCAGTAATAAAGCGGTTATCGAAGCATACCTGGGCTCCGGTAAATTCAAAAGCAGAATTCGGCGCTAG
- a CDS encoding branched-chain amino acid ABC transporter permease gives MKKLLSNWIVQALLFLCVLGLTAYGSQIISKIIPTYILMICLFIGINMIMALGLNLITGVTGQLSLGHAAFMSIGAYASAIATVNYHVPFLLGVLIGGLVAGLFGIIIGFPTLRLTGDYLAIATLGFAEIVRVQFTNMKITNGAIGFLGIEGSTTFPIVITIAVFTICAMVWLENSRNGRAMLAIREDEIASSAVGINTTLYKIQAFAIGAFCAGVGGALFAHTTTFIQPTDFGFLKSVDILSIVVLGGLGSIPGTIIGAIVLTSAPEILRPLSNYRMIVYGLLLVVIMIFRPYGLLGGVNLRRAVRRAFMLPKKKQAGRGE, from the coding sequence ATGAAAAAATTACTCAGCAATTGGATTGTTCAGGCACTGCTGTTCCTTTGTGTGCTAGGCTTGACAGCCTACGGCTCACAAATAATTTCTAAAATTATACCGACCTATATTCTAATGATTTGTTTGTTTATTGGGATAAACATGATCATGGCTTTAGGATTAAACCTGATTACCGGGGTAACGGGTCAGCTTTCTTTAGGACATGCTGCTTTCATGAGTATCGGAGCTTATGCTTCGGCAATTGCCACCGTGAATTACCACGTGCCCTTTCTGCTGGGAGTATTAATAGGCGGTCTTGTCGCGGGTTTGTTTGGAATTATTATCGGATTTCCGACTCTGCGCCTGACAGGAGATTATCTGGCTATTGCTACGCTGGGGTTTGCAGAAATTGTACGAGTCCAATTCACAAATATGAAGATTACGAATGGGGCTATTGGTTTCCTCGGGATTGAGGGATCGACCACTTTCCCTATTGTTATAACTATTGCGGTGTTTACCATATGCGCTATGGTTTGGCTGGAAAACTCCCGGAATGGACGGGCCATGCTTGCGATTCGGGAAGATGAAATCGCTTCCTCAGCAGTAGGAATTAATACTACATTATATAAGATTCAGGCTTTTGCCATTGGCGCTTTTTGCGCGGGGGTAGGGGGAGCACTTTTTGCTCATACCACTACGTTTATTCAGCCAACTGATTTTGGGTTTCTCAAGTCCGTCGATATTTTGAGTATTGTTGTTCTGGGAGGTTTGGGAAGTATCCCCGGAACGATTATCGGCGCGATCGTTCTTACCTCTGCTCCGGAAATTTTAAGGCCGCTCTCAAACTATAGGATGATCGTTTACGGGTTATTGTTGGTCGTGATCATGATCTTCCGTCCCTATGGGTTATTGGGCGGAGTAAACCTAAGGCGGGCCGTTCGCCGTGCCTTTATGCTGCCTAAGAAAAAACAGGCCGGACGGGGGGAATAA
- a CDS encoding branched-chain amino acid ABC transporter permease gives MPILNNLMQQLVNGLALGSIYALIALGYTMVYGIIGMINFAYGEIFMFGAYAGLVLALTNYVNIYLALLGATVITMILGVVIERIAYKPLRRSSRLSALISAIGVSIFLSSLMVRLKGPNTRGFPVLFENRIFEIGNFQITIYQIVIIGVAGLLMLGLHLFVSYTKMGRAMRACAQDKDAASLMGVNIDRVISVTFAIGSGLAGAAGVLAGIYFNAVQPYMGLLAGLKAFAAAVLGGIGSIPGAMIGGLVIGLTEIMGITVNLSQYKDAFAFAILILVLLFKPSGIMGRKANKKV, from the coding sequence TTGCCGATTTTAAACAATCTGATGCAGCAACTTGTTAACGGGCTTGCTTTAGGTAGCATTTATGCTCTTATTGCTTTAGGCTACACCATGGTGTACGGTATTATTGGCATGATCAACTTCGCCTATGGCGAAATCTTTATGTTTGGCGCATATGCCGGCCTGGTTTTGGCATTGACTAATTATGTTAATATTTATTTAGCATTACTAGGTGCTACGGTTATAACTATGATACTGGGAGTGGTCATTGAGCGGATTGCTTATAAACCGCTTCGCCGTTCATCCCGGCTTTCGGCACTGATTAGTGCCATCGGGGTTTCGATTTTCCTTTCTTCCTTAATGGTTCGGCTTAAAGGCCCTAATACCAGGGGGTTTCCGGTACTTTTTGAAAATAGAATTTTTGAAATCGGAAATTTCCAGATTACGATTTATCAGATTGTAATCATTGGAGTCGCCGGTCTCTTGATGCTTGGCTTACACCTTTTTGTATCATACACTAAGATGGGCAGGGCTATGCGTGCCTGTGCTCAGGACAAGGATGCGGCAAGTCTGATGGGGGTTAATATTGACCGGGTTATATCTGTAACCTTTGCCATCGGGTCAGGCTTAGCGGGAGCTGCCGGGGTATTGGCGGGTATTTACTTTAATGCGGTTCAGCCTTACATGGGACTTTTGGCAGGCCTAAAAGCTTTTGCGGCGGCAGTCCTCGGAGGAATTGGCAGTATACCTGGTGCTATGATCGGGGGACTGGTTATCGGTTTAACTGAAATAATGGGCATCACTGTGAATTTATCCCAGTACAAGGACGCCTTCGCCTTTGCCATCCTTATATTGGTGCTTCTGTTCAAACCATCGGGAATCATGGGGCGAAAAGCCAATAAGAAGGTATAA
- a CDS encoding ABC transporter substrate-binding protein, with the protein MFRKKSKALAAMSLILSALIMVSGCGASKPAEKEPAAADSKEPIKIGFLGAKTGDVAMYGLNTLKGLNMAVEEINKEGLLGRQVKLVEEDNAGQKDQAINITNKLISQDKVVAMIGDPTTGITRVAGQIANSKKTVIMSAGATGTDVVEIGPYVFRDTLLDTIAAPATMKYVIQEKGWKNVALITSKNNDYSVSLSKIFSSAITDNGGNIVIEEFIQDKDTDFSGQITKIKAANPDVIVFSGYYTEGALIMKKAREVGIKAIMVGGDGLQGEDLMKIGGEAVEGSISYAGFSPEQPTPNTEKFINAYKAKYNNEEPDLFSAQGYDALMLIAKAIKDANSADPEKFKDTLAKTNNYDGVSGSITFQENREPIKSPVYLLEVKGGKFALLKKVPVEIK; encoded by the coding sequence ATGTTTCGTAAAAAGAGTAAAGCCCTAGCTGCCATGAGTCTGATCTTGTCTGCTTTAATCATGGTAAGCGGATGTGGGGCGAGCAAGCCAGCGGAAAAAGAGCCGGCTGCGGCAGACAGCAAAGAACCTATCAAGATTGGTTTTCTGGGTGCTAAAACGGGTGATGTCGCAATGTATGGTCTGAACACATTAAAGGGTCTGAACATGGCTGTCGAGGAGATTAATAAAGAGGGACTTCTTGGACGCCAAGTTAAGCTGGTAGAAGAGGATAACGCAGGACAAAAGGATCAAGCGATTAACATCACTAATAAGTTAATCAGCCAAGACAAGGTTGTCGCCATGATCGGTGACCCTACGACAGGTATTACTCGTGTAGCCGGACAGATCGCCAACAGTAAAAAGACCGTCATCATGTCAGCCGGTGCCACTGGAACGGACGTTGTAGAAATTGGACCTTATGTTTTCAGGGATACTTTGTTGGATACAATAGCTGCTCCTGCAACTATGAAGTATGTTATTCAGGAGAAAGGCTGGAAAAATGTGGCCTTAATCACTTCTAAAAACAATGATTACAGTGTATCATTGTCAAAAATCTTTAGCAGTGCGATTACTGATAATGGCGGAAACATTGTAATTGAAGAGTTCATTCAAGATAAAGATACCGACTTCAGCGGACAAATCACCAAAATTAAGGCTGCTAATCCGGATGTTATCGTCTTTTCCGGCTATTATACCGAGGGAGCTTTGATCATGAAGAAAGCTCGTGAAGTTGGGATCAAGGCTATCATGGTTGGCGGAGATGGCCTTCAGGGAGAGGACTTAATGAAAATCGGCGGAGAGGCTGTGGAAGGCTCTATATCCTATGCAGGCTTCTCCCCTGAGCAACCGACCCCTAATACCGAAAAATTCATTAACGCATACAAGGCAAAATACAACAACGAAGAGCCGGATTTGTTCTCTGCTCAAGGGTATGATGCTTTGATGCTTATCGCCAAGGCAATTAAGGATGCCAATAGTGCCGATCCGGAGAAATTTAAAGATACTCTTGCCAAAACCAATAATTACGATGGAGTTTCAGGATCTATCACCTTCCAAGAAAACCGTGAGCCTATTAAGAGCCCGGTGTATTTGCTGGAAGTAAAAGGCGGCAAGTTTGCCTTGCTGAAGAAGGTTCCAGTAGAAATAAAATAA
- a CDS encoding sigma-54-dependent Fis family transcriptional regulator: MKLTLSELMDQNIILVKPGLTIHAALELANSAHLIMIQDEIPVGVLTMEQAAQLNPTDQSLSEINWSPVLKANSTTDALTFYQDQPYELYPVVILNASGDVQGIITPTIFMRRLLNSWHSLNTFFNTLLETVNEAVTVVANDGTVSHWNSKAQEMYSIPKQSIVGKPIADFFDRRALATLHILDEGPPVHQAYHRPRPETHVQINASPVIFEDKIVGAISAEQDITQVVRLNEELSQASSQLQDLKQKTNSSDDPFSRIIGKSRPILRTVFFARKVAGSEATILITGESGVGKELFAQAIHKDSPRTSKPFIAINCGAIPSALFESELFGYIGGAFTGAERKGKPGKLELANRGTLFLDEIGELPLQLQVKLLRVLQDKCFYRVGGTEPLTVDTRIIAATNRDLGKMIQTGEFREDLYYRLNVIALEVPPLRERSEDIPALVQAFFQEFAQKYQKTIPSLDPEIMLNFLNYDWPGNIRELRNVIERLAILSEGETLNIQYLPSNLTPLSSRLPSAIYPVTAQNLPRALTPRENSEEIRQIKLSLEKTNGNKTAAAKLLGISRGTLYYKLNQYGLA, encoded by the coding sequence ATGAAGCTTACCCTATCAGAGTTAATGGATCAGAACATTATTCTAGTAAAGCCTGGCCTAACTATACATGCCGCTTTAGAATTGGCAAATTCTGCCCACTTAATAATGATTCAAGACGAGATCCCCGTAGGAGTTCTTACTATGGAACAAGCCGCTCAGCTAAATCCAACGGATCAATCCCTCAGCGAAATCAATTGGTCTCCTGTATTAAAAGCCAATTCCACTACGGATGCCCTGACATTTTATCAGGATCAACCATATGAATTATATCCTGTTGTCATACTCAATGCCAGCGGAGACGTCCAAGGCATCATTACTCCAACCATTTTTATGCGCCGTTTGCTTAATTCCTGGCATAGTTTAAATACTTTTTTCAACACTCTGCTGGAAACAGTTAATGAAGCTGTTACTGTTGTAGCCAACGACGGAACCGTCAGTCACTGGAATTCTAAAGCTCAAGAAATGTATTCGATACCAAAACAGAGTATCGTCGGGAAACCTATCGCCGATTTTTTTGACCGAAGGGCCTTAGCAACCCTTCACATTTTAGATGAAGGGCCTCCGGTTCACCAGGCATACCACAGACCCCGCCCGGAAACACACGTCCAGATTAACGCCTCTCCGGTTATTTTCGAGGATAAAATAGTAGGCGCCATTTCTGCCGAACAAGACATTACCCAAGTCGTTCGGCTCAACGAAGAATTATCCCAGGCCAGTTCTCAATTACAGGACCTTAAACAAAAAACCAACTCTTCCGATGATCCTTTCAGCCGGATCATCGGAAAAAGCCGGCCGATACTTCGCACTGTATTTTTCGCCCGAAAAGTAGCAGGCAGTGAAGCTACAATCCTTATTACGGGAGAAAGCGGCGTCGGCAAAGAACTCTTTGCCCAAGCCATCCATAAGGATAGCCCAAGGACCAGCAAGCCTTTTATTGCCATCAACTGTGGTGCGATTCCTTCAGCCTTATTCGAAAGTGAATTATTCGGATATATCGGAGGTGCCTTTACCGGTGCTGAACGTAAAGGCAAGCCCGGAAAATTAGAGCTCGCCAACAGGGGAACCCTTTTCTTGGACGAGATTGGAGAATTGCCGCTCCAACTCCAAGTGAAATTGCTGCGGGTTTTGCAGGATAAATGCTTTTATCGAGTAGGCGGCACGGAACCACTCACTGTCGATACCCGAATTATTGCCGCAACCAATCGGGACTTAGGAAAGATGATTCAAACGGGTGAATTTCGCGAAGACCTTTACTATCGTTTAAATGTTATTGCCCTTGAGGTGCCGCCCCTCCGGGAACGAAGCGAAGATATTCCGGCTTTGGTACAGGCCTTTTTTCAGGAATTTGCCCAAAAGTATCAGAAGACAATCCCGTCTCTTGACCCTGAGATCATGCTTAATTTCTTAAACTATGACTGGCCGGGCAACATCCGGGAACTGCGCAATGTGATAGAACGGCTGGCCATTCTTTCCGAAGGGGAAACCCTTAATATTCAATACCTGCCCTCAAATCTTACACCTCTTAGTTCTCGTCTGCCCTCCGCGATTTACCCTGTCACAGCTCAGAACCTCCCAAGAGCTCTTACTCCCAGGGAAAATTCTGAGGAAATCAGGCAAATTAAACTCTCTTTGGAAAAAACCAACGGCAATAAGACAGCGGCAGCAAAACTTCTTGGTATTTCACGAGGTACTCTCTACTACAAGCTTAATCAGTATGGTTTAGCCTAA
- a CDS encoding DNA topoisomerase III produces the protein MGKTLVLTEKPSVGREIARILHCNQKGNGCFIGPKYVVVWALGHLVTLADPELYDEKYKTWKIEDLPMLPPKMELVVMKETAKQFGVVKNLMKNPEMADLIIATDAGREGELVARWIIKKAGWRKPVKRLWISSLTERAIKEGFNHLKPGKDYETLYAAAECRAEADWLVGLNVTRALTCKYNAQLSAGRVQTPTLAMVVERENEIKQFVPKDYWSINVLAKGVTLRWQDHSGQTRIFDKQKAEALAAKLTGQTGEVIEVKKEAKKELPPLAYDLTELQRDANRKYGFSAKTTSSVMQQLYENHKLVTYPRTDSRYISEDIVPTLPERLKSIALGPYVDLARGILRNKLNITKRFADSSKVSDHHAIIPTEQPPSLSRLSSEELKVYDLIVRRFLAVLSPAFEYEQTSIKVSLKGEIVTAKGKIVKLKGWRKVYEGQGHLDDQAENGDGDSEQTLPEIRKGELLNDLRVKLVPGKTKPPARHTEATLLSAMEHPGKLIGDEKLREAMEQSHGLGTPATRAEIIEKLFNSFYMNRQGKEIIPTSKGIQLVGLVPPELKSPVLTAKWEQQLTEISKGRADSQSFLRGIRGYATQLVSTVLGSEQTFKHDNLTRNKCPECGNYLLQVKGKKGEMLVCQDRECGYRKGLSQISNARCPECHKKLEIKGDGENKLFACVCGYREKMSAFRKRKEAEKGNLNKRDVHKYLQNQKDTGPINTALADALAKLKK, from the coding sequence ATGGGAAAGACGTTAGTGTTAACCGAAAAGCCATCTGTGGGTCGGGAAATTGCGAGAATTCTGCATTGCAATCAGAAGGGAAATGGGTGCTTCATAGGCCCTAAATACGTGGTGGTTTGGGCTTTAGGGCACTTAGTAACCTTAGCTGACCCGGAATTATATGACGAGAAATATAAGACTTGGAAGATCGAAGATTTGCCCATGCTGCCGCCTAAAATGGAATTAGTGGTCATGAAAGAAACCGCTAAGCAATTTGGTGTGGTTAAAAATCTGATGAAGAATCCGGAAATGGCGGACTTAATTATTGCGACAGATGCCGGTCGGGAAGGGGAGTTAGTGGCCCGTTGGATTATTAAAAAAGCCGGCTGGAGGAAGCCGGTCAAGCGTCTGTGGATTTCCTCCCTGACTGAACGGGCTATTAAAGAAGGTTTCAATCATTTAAAGCCGGGTAAAGACTATGAAACATTATATGCTGCTGCGGAATGCCGCGCGGAAGCGGATTGGCTGGTGGGGTTAAATGTAACCAGAGCTTTGACCTGTAAGTATAATGCTCAATTATCCGCGGGGAGAGTGCAAACTCCTACCTTGGCAATGGTCGTGGAACGGGAGAACGAAATCAAACAATTTGTCCCGAAGGATTATTGGTCGATCAATGTACTGGCCAAAGGGGTTACCCTGCGCTGGCAAGATCATAGTGGTCAAACCCGTATCTTCGATAAGCAGAAAGCGGAGGCCCTGGCAGCTAAATTGACAGGACAAACCGGGGAAGTGATCGAGGTGAAAAAAGAAGCTAAAAAGGAACTTCCTCCACTGGCTTATGACCTGACTGAACTGCAGCGGGATGCCAATCGCAAATACGGATTCTCTGCCAAAACTACATCCTCAGTGATGCAGCAGCTCTATGAAAATCACAAATTAGTAACCTATCCCCGCACGGATTCCCGTTATATCAGTGAGGACATCGTACCTACCTTACCGGAACGCCTGAAGAGCATTGCCCTTGGACCTTATGTAGATCTGGCCCGCGGCATTTTGCGCAATAAATTAAACATCACGAAACGGTTTGCGGATAGCTCCAAAGTTTCGGATCACCATGCTATTATCCCGACGGAACAGCCCCCTTCACTGTCCAGGCTCAGCTCTGAGGAATTGAAAGTATACGATTTAATTGTCAGGCGTTTTCTTGCCGTTCTCTCACCAGCCTTTGAATATGAACAAACCTCAATTAAGGTGAGTCTTAAAGGGGAAATTGTTACGGCTAAGGGTAAAATCGTAAAGCTTAAAGGCTGGCGGAAGGTTTACGAAGGGCAGGGCCACTTAGATGATCAAGCAGAGAATGGCGACGGGGATTCAGAGCAAACTCTTCCGGAAATCCGCAAAGGAGAGCTGCTCAATGACTTAAGGGTTAAGTTAGTACCAGGCAAAACTAAACCTCCTGCCAGACATACTGAAGCAACCTTGCTCTCCGCTATGGAACATCCGGGAAAATTAATCGGGGATGAGAAATTACGGGAAGCGATGGAGCAAAGCCATGGCTTAGGAACTCCTGCGACCCGGGCGGAAATCATTGAAAAACTGTTTAATTCCTTTTATATGAACCGCCAGGGCAAAGAGATCATTCCCACCTCCAAGGGGATTCAACTGGTGGGTTTAGTTCCTCCTGAACTGAAGTCGCCGGTCCTGACCGCTAAATGGGAACAACAGCTGACGGAGATAAGCAAAGGCCGGGCTGACAGCCAATCCTTTTTAAGGGGAATCAGAGGATATGCGACCCAGCTTGTATCCACTGTGCTTGGCAGTGAGCAGACTTTTAAGCATGATAACCTGACCAGAAATAAGTGCCCTGAATGCGGAAACTATCTTTTGCAGGTTAAGGGAAAAAAGGGCGAAATGTTAGTTTGTCAGGATCGGGAATGTGGTTATCGGAAAGGGCTGTCTCAAATTTCTAATGCAAGGTGTCCGGAATGCCATAAAAAGCTGGAGATTAAGGGGGATGGGGAAAATAAGCTGTTCGCCTGTGTCTGCGGATATCGTGAAAAAATGTCAGCCTTCAGGAAACGAAAAGAAGCTGAGAAGGGAAATCTTAATAAGAGAGATGTGCATAAGTATCTGCAGAACCAAAAGGATACCGGACCCATTAATACTGCCCTGGCAGATGCTTTAGCCAAGTTGAAGAAATAG
- a CDS encoding DMT family transporter → MNSKHYLTNKYWVIIIALFCAVLWGSAFPVLKLSYSEIGIASDDRSAIIVFAGMRFFLASILIFLLTTAGLRQSPKVERAILPQLFLLGLLQISLQYFFFYNGLAHTSGMKAAILSSASTFFVVILAHFVYRDDRLDFRKLVGLIAGLAGIILLNSGEDFTLDFSWQGEGFMILSGLVSAFGTILAKRISKAVHPFVLTAWQMLLGSLLLVAAGLPGLKPHVLVFSNKAALLLIYSAFLSAAAFSLWYAILKYNKAGEISVYKFMTPVSGAILSALLIPGEHLTVNMFMSLALVALGLVIVNYHKRVPKEGY, encoded by the coding sequence ATGAACTCGAAACACTACTTAACCAACAAATACTGGGTTATCATTATTGCTTTGTTCTGTGCTGTTCTTTGGGGAAGCGCCTTTCCGGTCTTAAAACTGAGTTATTCAGAAATCGGAATAGCATCGGATGACCGGTCTGCGATCATAGTATTCGCTGGAATGCGTTTTTTTTTAGCCTCAATACTTATTTTCCTGCTGACGACAGCGGGACTCCGGCAATCCCCGAAAGTAGAGAGGGCTATTCTGCCTCAGCTCTTTTTGCTGGGCTTACTGCAAATTAGTTTGCAATATTTCTTTTTCTATAATGGCTTAGCACATACCTCTGGGATGAAAGCCGCAATTTTATCTTCGGCAAGCACGTTTTTTGTGGTGATTTTAGCGCACTTCGTTTATAGAGACGATCGATTGGACTTTCGCAAGTTAGTGGGCTTGATCGCAGGTTTGGCGGGGATTATCTTATTAAATTCAGGTGAAGATTTTACCCTCGATTTCTCCTGGCAAGGCGAAGGGTTTATGATCTTGTCCGGTCTTGTCAGTGCTTTCGGGACGATTTTAGCCAAACGGATTTCCAAAGCGGTTCACCCCTTTGTACTGACAGCTTGGCAGATGCTGTTAGGCTCCCTGCTCCTGGTGGCGGCGGGATTACCGGGTTTGAAACCTCATGTTTTAGTATTTTCCAATAAAGCGGCTCTGCTTCTTATTTATTCCGCTTTTTTATCCGCTGCCGCATTTTCTCTGTGGTATGCTATTTTGAAATACAATAAGGCTGGAGAAATTAGTGTCTATAAGTTTATGACTCCGGTATCGGGAGCGATTTTATCGGCTTTATTAATTCCGGGAGAACATTTAACCGTCAATATGTTTATGTCTTTAGCCCTGGTTGCACTGGGGCTGGTCATTGTGAATTATCACAAGAGGGTCCCCAAAGAGGGTTACTAA
- a CDS encoding YbaK/EbsC family protein, which yields MSVKHVEEFFKQQGKDVKILTFEDTSTVAKAADSLGVTPGEIAKSLLFKVKDSFIMILMAGDKRLDNRKFKEIFNTKAKMPEAEEVSEATGHPVGGVCPFGLKQSIPIYLDYSLKAYARVFPAAGAVNTAIELNVEELEEVTNGQWVDVIQS from the coding sequence ATGTCCGTAAAACATGTCGAAGAATTTTTTAAACAACAGGGTAAAGATGTTAAGATTTTAACTTTTGAGGATACCAGCACGGTTGCTAAGGCGGCAGATTCTTTGGGAGTGACCCCCGGGGAGATTGCCAAATCATTACTCTTTAAGGTTAAAGACAGCTTTATCATGATCCTGATGGCTGGCGATAAGCGGCTTGATAATAGGAAATTCAAGGAAATCTTTAATACTAAGGCTAAGATGCCGGAAGCTGAAGAGGTATCCGAGGCAACCGGGCATCCGGTAGGCGGGGTATGTCCCTTTGGATTAAAGCAATCGATACCTATCTATCTGGATTATTCGTTAAAAGCATATGCCCGTGTCTTTCCGGCGGCCGGTGCAGTCAATACGGCCATAGAGTTAAACGTGGAAGAATTAGAGGAAGTGACCAATGGACAATGGGTGGACGTTATCCAGTCCTGA
- a CDS encoding aspartate kinase translates to MLTVEKIGGTSMLQFQNVLKDIIGYPASEGFRYGRVFVVSAYAGVTNMLLEDKKTKAPGIYQQFIKGEDYESAMDELLIKTLEINETMIDLGLDSKVCKDFLVERIEQTKAYLKSMEDIIASGYVGRESIFSAARELLASIGEAHSAFNTVNILRNNGINSELVDLTGFRDSKQLSISERIEKSFKNVNPHEAIIVATGYTKGIEGIMRQYERGYSEITFSKIATQLQADEAIIHKEYHLSSADPKIVGVDKAIPVGRTNYDVADQLADIGMEAIHPNASKPLELAGINLRIKNTFEPNHPGTVISNDYIGPQAKIEIIAGSDKIVILEIHDTSMVGETGFDLDIMKKFKKYNISYIMKTTNANSISLVIWQSDLSDLLVSDLEAEYRTVTVQEAAIVCVIGSNIAMPSILARAANALAKNDINIKCISQSLRQVNMQFVIDRDMYAKAIVCLNEDLCFADTNH, encoded by the coding sequence ATGCTAACTGTGGAAAAAATCGGCGGAACATCTATGCTCCAATTTCAAAATGTACTCAAGGATATTATTGGCTATCCTGCTTCAGAAGGGTTCCGTTATGGAAGAGTATTTGTTGTCTCAGCTTATGCTGGGGTTACCAATATGCTGCTCGAAGATAAAAAGACGAAAGCGCCGGGTATTTATCAGCAATTTATTAAAGGTGAAGATTACGAATCCGCTATGGACGAATTGTTAATTAAGACACTAGAGATAAACGAAACCATGATTGATTTAGGCTTGGATTCAAAGGTCTGCAAAGATTTTTTAGTAGAACGGATAGAGCAGACAAAAGCTTATCTTAAAAGTATGGAAGATATTATTGCTTCAGGGTATGTGGGAAGAGAGAGTATCTTTTCCGCTGCGAGAGAGTTATTAGCATCCATAGGGGAAGCTCATTCTGCATTTAACACGGTGAATATTCTCCGTAATAATGGGATCAATTCGGAACTGGTCGATCTTACAGGTTTCCGTGATTCCAAACAACTATCAATCAGCGAGCGGATTGAGAAGTCGTTTAAAAACGTAAATCCGCATGAAGCAATCATCGTAGCTACTGGTTATACAAAAGGAATCGAAGGAATCATGCGCCAATATGAAAGAGGATATTCAGAAATTACCTTTTCCAAAATCGCAACTCAGCTTCAGGCAGATGAAGCAATTATTCATAAAGAATATCATTTATCTTCGGCCGATCCTAAGATCGTGGGGGTGGATAAAGCAATCCCCGTAGGTAGGACAAATTATGATGTGGCGGATCAACTTGCTGACATCGGAATGGAAGCCATTCATCCAAATGCTTCTAAACCATTAGAGTTAGCCGGAATAAACCTGCGCATCAAAAATACCTTTGAACCTAATCACCCTGGAACGGTTATTTCCAATGATTATATCGGTCCTCAAGCAAAGATTGAGATTATCGCGGGTTCCGATAAAATCGTGATCTTAGAAATCCACGATACCTCTATGGTAGGGGAAACAGGGTTTGACTTAGATATTATGAAAAAGTTCAAAAAGTATAACATTAGCTATATCATGAAAACCACAAATGCTAATAGTATATCCCTCGTGATCTGGCAAAGCGATCTCAGTGATCTTTTGGTGTCAGATCTTGAAGCGGAGTATCGTACGGTTACGGTTCAGGAGGCGGCGATCGTTTGTGTGATAGGATCCAATATTGCTATGCCCAGCATTCTGGCTAGAGCGGCTAATGCTTTGGCCAAAAACGATATCAATATTAAATGCATCTCTCAATCCCTGCGGCAGGTGAACATGCAATTTGTTATTGACCGGGATATGTATGCCAAGGCAATTGTGTGTTTAAATGAAGATCTTTGTTTTGCCGATACTAACCATTGA